The genomic DNA GTGGACGAAATTGCGAAATCGAGAGATATATTGAAGACGTGCGAATCAATATGTGAGTGAGAGAGACGGTGGTTTCTCAAGAAGTGCTGGATTTTGGGTAAAAATATGCACGAGGGCGCGAAGGAACAACAGGAATATTGCGTATACACCGAACACAATCTCTTAATTCTTTTAGCTCTCACTAATATTCTTCCCCTAGATTGCGGCGATGACTATAGCACAGGCACTGGTTaagcaagagaaggatcaGCAAAAGTCCTAACTCGGAGCTTCCTGGTATTCCATTGCACAAAGCTCAGGAGATGATGACCCGAGCAGACCTTCCTGAGAAGCTTAATCAGATGAATATCATATCTATTGACGATAATGATATTGTTACGGCCAGTTCAGTGCCGATGCAGAGCGCCTTTCGGGCCGTGTGTTCCGAAGACGGTATTAAGAAAAAGCTAAAGGCTACAACTGACAGACTAAACGAGATTGAGAGTCTTGAGAGGACAACAGAGATAACTATGAAGGACTTGGTAAATGATGGTCAATACGAGATCAGCAAAGAGCGTGGAATTAGGGGGGAGAAGAATATCCGTACATCTTATCGGAAGCCTCTTAGCTACTCTTCCTGGAGCTGGTAATAGAGCTTATACATCTTGTGCCGGAGACGTCTTGGCTAGAATACACTGTAAGGTGGATGGATGCATTTCTCATCTAAGATGAAATGGGCCCTTTGAGCCTTCTACGGCACATAGATGATCAGGCCAACAGCCACAGAAAAAGGGAGTCAGTACATGCAGAGCTTTGTTAACGTTTGGCTCTTGCGTCGGTCCTGTTCAGTTCGGCAAGAAACCTATTGTTGAAGGTGGGAAAGCCTGAGAGGCCTATCTCTCACTGGCTCTATTACAACGCTTTGTAAGGTACAGTAAACACACCCTGCTCTCCAAATACtataagaatgaaagaatcGTATAAAATATATCTAGTTTGAAATACTACGGAAATGTTCTGTTCCATTGGCAAGCGAACCTGTTTAGTAGGTCAGGACTCTTTGGCAATCCTTCACCTCAGATGACATGCACACTCGTGGGTCTCGGCTGAAACTCCAAGTGACGAAGGGTAAGTCGTAATAGATTGAGGCTCGTTAACGCAGCTCTTGATACGAACTCTATATTCATGATCGACAATCACAAACTGACCACAATCGCTATGGATCTGGTGCCCATCGAACCGTCTAGCACATATTCTGTAACCATCGGCATGGGTTTGTACCCTGAATTCCTCATTCTAGCACTATACTAACCAAGGGGAAACACTCAACTGAACGAGGATTTCACCCCTGTCTTCCTAGGACATGCACGTCTATATGTCCTGGCCGATAAATATGGTATCGAGTCACTCACTCAGCTGGTACTTGAGAAACTGAAGCAAACTTTGAATGACTTCAAGTTGTCTGCGGCAAATGTTACAGACATTATTGAGCTTGTTCGATTTACATACGCTCACACGCCTCGCCTCGCTACCGGAAGAAATGAGCTGAGGACACTGGTTATGATGTTtattatctcttctattgGTCAGATTGGTGAAACTGAATCGTTTCAAGAGCTTTTAGGGGATGGGGGTGATTTCGTTGTTGACTTCTGGCAAATCGTTTGGGCTTGACCATTACCGATAGGACGATCCTTGTGGAAGTCTGTCGTCTAGGCATATATATTCATTCACAAAGTTACAATGCCATTGATAGAAGTATGTCCTTGCAAAGGACTATATCTACAAATTTTCAAAATCCGGGAGGACAGGGCCCTCGTACACCGACCGACCTTTGAATAGCCAATAAACGCCACTGAAAATACACACGGAACCAAAAACCAAGCAAGCGTAGTTCATATTTTCCGCTGTAAGAGGCTGATATGGTGGAAACAGCAAAAATATGCAAGTAAACACAAGAAAGCAAATTGACAGGACATTGACCCCTATCCCATAACGACCCATTGACCATGGACCGGGAGTAATACTTTCAGGGAATACCGTTCGCTGATAAAGTAGGAAGCATAATGGTATGAGATATGATATCTCAAGTCCAAACACTGCCAACGATACTATGGCGTTGAAAGCCGAGGTGGAACCGATATTGATGAGGCCCAACAGccctaaaagaaaagacgtAACTGCAACGGCAATGGTGGGAATTTGTCGTCGCTCATCCATTTTCGATAACCAAGTAGTAGCAGGTAATGCTGGTGGCATACACTGTTAGAAATGAATCTCTTCTCGGCCATGTATCGTGCTTACCCTTGTCTCTTGCAAGAACCCAAACCATGCGACTAGCTGAAGTAAGTAACGGGATTGATGCTAGCCCAGCCATAATGACTATAGTGCTGCACAATGCGGTTGCAGAACGAGAGTTTCCGGTGATATTATAGAATATCTCAATTATGGGATAGCCGGTTGTTGTGTCAAGGGCAGATTTTAGATCCCCCATGCAGAATAGGATGGCTACCAGAAAGCCAAACCCCATCGTTCCATTGATTAGTACAGCGCCGACCATGGCGAGTGGTATATCTGTCCTGggatctttcatctcttcgCACAAGTGAATAGCTGCATCGTATCCTAGGGTTGGGAGACAATTAGCTCAGAATGTCATGGCCGGCTGGGTGAGCACATACCAACAAGGACATAGCAGCTAGACAGCATACCCACACACCAAGCGATACCATTATTTCCCCAGCCGGAATTGTTGATAGTGTCCACGAATACAAATTCTGGTACGTGTTTTGTGGGCGATACCACACATATCACGACGAAAACAATTATGAATGCTACCACATGGAAACCCAGCGAGAGATTTTCTACTACGGGAAGCACACGACTTCCCTGAATGTTCACAATCGCCGAGATTACCAATATTGCCCAGTATATCAATGTGCCATGCCACCTCTGGAACGCATAACTGTCGTAGTTCAAGACTAACAAGCCCTGGATCATTGTACCGGATAGAAAGGGGGCACTTGCTGCAACGGCGATCCACCCGAAAGTGGCTAGCTAAAACATTAGCTCTATGGCATAAGAAGATAAGAAAGACCGAGGGTTGCATCTCACTGATCCAGCCGACAACCCAACTCAGGCCTTTCACGATGCGCAACGGAGCCATCTTGCTGATGAAGTGGTACTG from Aspergillus oryzae RIB40 DNA, chromosome 7 includes the following:
- a CDS encoding uncharacterized protein (amino acid transporters), which produces MESEMSPKAKAEYNLGDAEADQGIGQIDHVKHYGIWSCQRRPACANLWLYKSDNDPLLEYNWTNNSSVSFIGSLATAASLAELASMFPTAGGQYHFISKMAPLRIVKGLSWVVGWITTFGWIAVAASAPFLSGTMIQGLLVLNYDSYAFQRWHGTLIYWAILVISAIVNIQGSRVLPVVENLSLGFHVVAFIIVFVVICVVSPTKHVPEFVFVDTINNSGWGNNGIAWCVGMLSSCYVLVGYDAAIHLCEEMKDPRTDIPLAMVGAVLINGTMGFGFLVAILFCMGDLKSALDTTTGYPIIEIFYNITGNSRSATALCSTIVIMAGLASIPLLTSASRMVWVLARDKALPATTWLSKMDERRQIPTIAVAVTSFLLGLLGLINIGSTSAFNAIVSLAVFGLEISYLIPLCFLLYQRTVFPESITPGPWSMGRYGIGVNVLSICFLVFTCIFLLFPPYQPLTAENMNYACLVFGSVCIFSGVYWLFKGRSVYEGPVLPDFENL